From a single Capsicum annuum cultivar UCD-10X-F1 chromosome 12, UCD10Xv1.1, whole genome shotgun sequence genomic region:
- the LOC107851076 gene encoding RPM1-interacting protein 4 isoform X1: MAKHSQVPKFGEWESDEDVQYTTYFENAAKGKKGSKMNPNDPQNLEAKVKGVNGTDTARRKPERFASRDDVELRKSTESPMHPDTMGHKAPTYSSPQRHGEKSGGRKSESETMKGPEIPAPRHERRSSREEGYLRKPTESPLRNENMGRRTPMESPHHRYGGLSGGATPKRASQQSVGPDRSIEHSPLHSHSHGRTGGKGGVVSSPSWERKASSEGSHGLAPSTPGRSRLRSVTKGDDTPDDSPAVPKFGDWDENDPASAEGYTQIFNKVREEKQTGAAKVPATSTDASYSNSQKRYGNDSGKTMFLVTLYFPRAALYTKHHVFMQGLGKGCPPRGCDVGSRILLLQ, translated from the exons AAGCACTCACAAGTACCAAAGTTTGGCGAATGGGAGAGTGATGAAGACGTTCAATATACTACCTATTTTGAGAATGCTGCTAAGGGTAAGAAAGGAAGTAAAATGAATCCAAATGATCCTCAAAATCTTGAGGCAAAAGTGAAAGGTGTTAATGGAACAGACACTGCACGACGGAAGCCTGAACGTTTTGCCAGCAGAGATGATGTAGAATTGCGGAAATCAACTGAGTCCCCAATGCATCCAGACACCATGGGTCACAAAGCTCCAACTTACTCATCTCCACAACGACATGGTGAGAAATCTGGAGGCCGCAAGTCAGAGTCAGAAACAATGAAGGGCCCTGAAATCCCAGCACCAAGGCATGAACGTAGGTCAAGTCGAGAAGAGGGTTATCTAAGGAAACCTACTGAGTCCCCATTACGCAATGAGAACATGGGGAGAAGAACTCCTATGGAATCACCTCATCATCGCTATGGTGGCTTAAGTGGTGGTGCTACACCTAAGAGGGCCTCTCAGCAAAGTGTAGGACCCGATCGCAGTATTGAACACTCCCCACTGCATTCACATTCCCATGGAAGGACTGGAGGTAAAGGCGGTGTTGTCTCCTCTCCCTCATGGGAAAGAAAGGCTTCGTCTGAAGGTAGTCATGGTCTGGCTCCCTCTACACCTGGAAGATCCCGTTTGAGATCGGTTACGAAAGGTGATGACACG CCTGATGACAGCCCTGCTGTTCCTAAATTTGGTGATTGGGATGAGAATGATCCTGCATCAGCGGAAGGTTACACACAAATATTTAACAAAGTGCGAGAGGAGAAGCAGACTGGCGCAGCAAAAGTACCTGCCACGTCAACTGATGCATCTTACTCCAACAGTCAAAAGCGATATGGAAATGACAGTGGAAAG ACCATGTTTCTGGTCACTCTTTACTTTCCAAGAGCAGCCTTGTACACAAAGCATCACGTGTTCATGCAGGGTCTTGGGAAGGGCTGCCCGCCAAGGGGGTGTGATGTAGGCAGCCGTATCTTGTTGTTGCAATAA
- the LOC107851076 gene encoding RPM1-interacting protein 4 isoform X2, giving the protein MAKHSQVPKFGEWESDEDVQYTTYFENAAKGKKGSKMNPNDPQNLEAKVKGVNGTDTARRKPERFASRDDVELRKSTESPMHPDTMGHKAPTYSSPQRHGEKSGGRKSESETMKGPEIPAPRHERRSSREEGYLRKPTESPLRNENMGRRTPMESPHHRYGGLSGGATPKRASQQSVGPDRSIEHSPLHSHSHGRTGGKGGVVSSPSWERKASSEGSHGLAPSTPGRSRLRSVTKGDDTPDDSPAVPKFGDWDENDPASAEGYTQIFNKVREEKQTGAAKVPATSTDASYSNSQKRYGNDSGKRCLCFPWGRS; this is encoded by the exons AAGCACTCACAAGTACCAAAGTTTGGCGAATGGGAGAGTGATGAAGACGTTCAATATACTACCTATTTTGAGAATGCTGCTAAGGGTAAGAAAGGAAGTAAAATGAATCCAAATGATCCTCAAAATCTTGAGGCAAAAGTGAAAGGTGTTAATGGAACAGACACTGCACGACGGAAGCCTGAACGTTTTGCCAGCAGAGATGATGTAGAATTGCGGAAATCAACTGAGTCCCCAATGCATCCAGACACCATGGGTCACAAAGCTCCAACTTACTCATCTCCACAACGACATGGTGAGAAATCTGGAGGCCGCAAGTCAGAGTCAGAAACAATGAAGGGCCCTGAAATCCCAGCACCAAGGCATGAACGTAGGTCAAGTCGAGAAGAGGGTTATCTAAGGAAACCTACTGAGTCCCCATTACGCAATGAGAACATGGGGAGAAGAACTCCTATGGAATCACCTCATCATCGCTATGGTGGCTTAAGTGGTGGTGCTACACCTAAGAGGGCCTCTCAGCAAAGTGTAGGACCCGATCGCAGTATTGAACACTCCCCACTGCATTCACATTCCCATGGAAGGACTGGAGGTAAAGGCGGTGTTGTCTCCTCTCCCTCATGGGAAAGAAAGGCTTCGTCTGAAGGTAGTCATGGTCTGGCTCCCTCTACACCTGGAAGATCCCGTTTGAGATCGGTTACGAAAGGTGATGACACG CCTGATGACAGCCCTGCTGTTCCTAAATTTGGTGATTGGGATGAGAATGATCCTGCATCAGCGGAAGGTTACACACAAATATTTAACAAAGTGCGAGAGGAGAAGCAGACTGGCGCAGCAAAAGTACCTGCCACGTCAACTGATGCATCTTACTCCAACAGTCAAAAGCGATATGGAAATGACAGTGGAAAG AGATGTTTGTGCTTTCCATGGGGTCGGAGTTGA
- the LOC107849727 gene encoding probable magnesium transporter NIPA2 produces the protein MRGISDNVHGVILALSSSIFIGASFIIKKKGLKKASATGGTRAGSGGHAYLLEPMWWAGMLTMIIGEGANFAAYAYAPAILVTPLGALSIIVSAVLAHFILKERLHIFGIVGCVLCLVGSVSIVLHAPLEKKIESVMEVWHLATEPGFIVYTCVVVVVVLVLIFRYVPKLGQRYLVIYIGICSLTGSLTVMGVKAVGIALKLSFEGKNQFKYYQTWLFTVFVIVFCLLQLNYLNKALETFNTAVVSPVYYVMFTTLTILASMIMFKDYDHQTATQIITALCGFITILGGTFLLHKTKDMGNNPSTNAILLPKNNKDIESSKPTNEKPKETVEV, from the exons atgagaggaaTATCTGATAATGTTCATGGAGTAATATTAGCATTATCATCAAGTATATTCATTGGTGCaagttttattattaagaaaaaagGCCTTAAAAAGGCTAGTGCAACTGGAGGAACAAGGGCAG GTTCAGGCGGCCATGCGTATCTGCTGGAACCAATGTGGTGGGCTGGGATGTTAACTA TGATTATCGGAGAGGGGGCTAACTTTGCTGCTTATGCATATGCGCCAGCGATTCTTGTGACTCCTCTTGGGGCTTTAAGCATAATTGTGAG CGCAGTGTTAgcccattttattttaaaagagagATTGCATATATTTGGTATCGTTGGTTGTGTCCTCTGCTTGGTCGGCTCTGTTAGTATCGTCTTACATGCTCCGTTGGAAAAGAAAATTGAATCTGTCATGGAGGTTTGGCACCTAGCAACGGAACCAG GATTCATTGTATACACTTGTGTAGTCGTAGTGGTGGTACTTGTCCTTATTTTCCGGTATGTGCCTAAACTCGGGCAGAGGTATTTGGTCATTTACATCGGAATCTGTTCACTCACGGGGTCTCTCACG GTCATGGGTGTGAAAGCAGTCGGAATCGCTCTTAAGCTCTCATTCGAAGGAAAGAATCAATTCAAATATTATCAGACATGGTTATTTACTGTGTTTGTTATCGTCTTTTGCCTTCTGCAGCTGAACTATTTGAACAAG GCACTTGAAACATTTAACACTGCTGTGGTTTCTCCAGTTTACTATGTCATGTTTACAACACTAACCATTCTTGCCAGCATGATAATGTTTAAG GACTATGATCATCAGACAGCAACACAGATAATAACAGCACTATGTGGCTTTATAACTATCCTAGGTGGTACTTTTCTCCTTCACAAAACAAAGGATATGGGAAATAATCCATCAACAAATGCCATTCTCCTTCCAAAAAACAACAAGGACATAGAAAGTAGTAAGCCGACGAACGAGAAACCGAAAGAAACTGTTGAGGTTTGA